In the genome of Aequorivita sp. H23M31, the window GAAAAGTTATTAATATATCGTGCTGTGTTCGTAGCTTCTGGAATACAATAGCACTCATTAGCATTAGGGTTTATTGTTACCGCAATGACTTCTGAGTTATCGATGTCTCCATTAGAGCACTCTACGTGGTAGCGGTAATCTGTTGCATCCTCGATTCCAGGGATAGTAATAGTAGATGCGGATACATCTAAATCTGTCCAGGTCCCAGTTCCAGCTGGAGAGGATTGCCAAGTACGTATTAAACCAACGGCTGGTTCTGAATTGCCAGTAACCGACATGCTGAAAGCTGTATTTGCACACACCATCATTTCGGTATCACCTACTACAGTTCCTGCCACTGCTTCTGTGCAGCTATCCAGTACTATAATTTGAATTGAATAATCTTCATATTCTCCTTGACCACTGTGCGAACAAGGCCCATTTGGACCTCCACTTGGGGTATAAGATGAACCAATACGCATTCTAAGAGTTCCGGATGCACTTGAAGGCAAAGTGAAAGAACCAGAATAAGAACCATTATAACTGGAGCTTTGGAAAACCATTTCAGAAGCATCAAAAATAAGATCATTATTATAATCCACCCAGATTTTTAAACCTGCCGTTTCGCCAGATTGAAGTACCACAGAATATTCAATGGTTCCTTCTGGAATGGCCATAACGGTCTCTTCTGAGAAGTCGCTATAGCCACTTCCATTTTCACCAGGTCCCGTATTTGCATTATTAACATCTTGGTTAGCGCCACCCATAAGAGTAACGGATTCTATATAAGCCGAATTACCCGTTGTGGTTGGAATACAATGTCCGGTGTAAATATTTAACGGACCGGACCAAAAACTCAAATCTCCAGACCCACAATCTGCTTGAACATATACATGATAAGCGGTCCCAGCCATTAAGTTAGTAATTTGATAATTGGTAACAGAAGCAACCTCTGATCCTATCTCTGCGGAATCACCGGGAGTATAACCAACAGGACCCCAAGAAACATTCCAAGAAGATTCATTACCTCCAGCCGTCCAAGAAATATCAGCTTGAGACAGTGTAAGGTTTGCAGCCGTCAAAGCGGTTGGTCTAGGACAGGTTGGCGGATCAGCAACATCAGTACCAGTAATACTAAGTGTATATGCCGTACTCTGCGGAGACGCCCATGTTGAAATAACAATATAATAAGTCTCTCCTTGAATTACAGGTAATTGAGGAATAGATCGGGTACCAGACCCAGATCCTACGTGGTAACCAACGGTAGATGAAAATGGGCAGCCAATAAATGCAAATAGGCCCGTGTAAGATCCCACTCCCTCTAGGTTAATATCTACAAAACCATTTGCTCCGGCTGTATAGGAGTAAACGGCCTCATCGCCATTTAAGTAAAAGGTGTACGAAGTTCCATTCGTAATTGCTCCAGGTGCCACTGGTGGTATGTCTGAAGACGAATAATTGCTGCCATAATCGGCGGTGTTTCCTGTGACCGTAAACGGCATGCTACTGACCACCACCGGGTCTTCACAGGTGCTACCGGTTTGCGCCCATCCTTGCCAGGAAAAGGTGAAAGCCAATAACGTGAAAAATAGAAAAGTAATTCTCTTATTCATAATTAAGGGTTTTAGTTAATATTGGGGTCAAGTTAAAAAAAAGAAAAATGAACTACAACGTTTTGCCAATCTCAATTCTAAAATCCAAGTAATATCCCAAAACTTTAACATCTAAAGTATGGGGAAATTCGCAGCGGATGTAATCTTGAACCACTGTCTCAGAACTTTTTTCCTCAATGTTATTAGAAAATTCTTGGCTGCAGAAAAAGTAATATCTGGAAAAATGTTGCATAGAAATTTGTCCACGAAATGAGGCAGATTCCTTTCATTAGATATACATTCTGATGAGGTGTTGTTAATTTCTTAGAAAACTCTCTCCTATCTATTTTTCTTCCTTCTGAAAAATAAGTTTCGATATTTTTTTATTCCCTGAAGCAAACGCCAAACTATCATTTACAAATTCAATTGCGAAAAATCCTTCATCTGAAAGTTTTCTCCAATGTTTCCCTCCGCTACCACTGAAAAATATTCCGTTGGGCCCCACCGATACAACACCTTGGCCCTGAGTAAAAGGCATATATTTAACGGATGATTGATACCCAGGCTCTTCCCCATCAGCGATTAAATTCCAGGATTTACCACCGTTTGTGGTAATTGCTTTATTTTTTACATTGGAATTCTTGTCCTCCCAATCACCACCTAAGATTATTCCATTTTGTGCGTCCCAGAAGTCAACTGTAAAAATTCCCGTCATAGCCTTTCCACTAACAATTGGAGTATCATATATTTCCCAGGTTTTCCCTTTATCTCCCGAGTGCATAACCCGGGAATTTTTACCGCCCGTTACAACCCAGGCATTATCCTTGTATATCGCGATATTAGAATTACTTGCCGCAAAAGCAGCTTCACCTTTTTCGACTTTAGGCAAGTTTTCACAAGGGATTTTTTCCCAAGTATTTCCACCATCACGAGTAATTATAACCAACATGCAACCTCCAATGGGATCTCCAATGGCAATTCCTTCCTTTTCATTCCAAAATTTCATAGAATCGTAAAATACTTCAGGGCCACTTTCTTTATAAACCTCTTCAATATTAGTAGCCTCCGTGCCATTGAACCCAATTTTATAGAGAACGGCAGGACTTGCAATACTGAGCACAAATACGGCTTCCTTGGTGGTAGCAATAGAGCGAAAATGCAATAGAGAATCAGAATATTTTATAACCGCAAGTTTTGGAATATCACCATCGATAAGCCCCACCTTCCCATTGTTTGCGGCGAACCAAACACGATTCTCATCAAGAGGAGCTAACGCTCGAATATTCAAACTATCCACAAACACCGGAGTGATTTGTACCGAGTCAATCTGGAATTCGGTTTTCTTTTTGCAGGAAGCAAAAGCTATTAGTATTAGATAAAACACCGTTAACTTTCCAATGGGGATTCGCATGAAGTTTGTTTTAGGTAAAAATAAAGATAAATTAGAAGTATTATGAGGGCCAAACCCGATAATGATGGAATTTAATTTTTATAGCTCAATTTTATATAAGAATTAGATTTTATTTCTTGTTAATTTATAATTCAAAATGTGATTCTAATTGTCTTTTAATTCAGTTTCAAAAAGATACCTTTGCACCCTCTAATGTTTTTTGCAAAACTGGAGTCTTTTAAATATAAGAAGACAACACAGAGTTTAATCTAAAATATTAGTGCTTCCAAGCTAAATATAACCTAATGAAACTACACCGAAATTTAGTATTTGCAACTATAGACTCTCTTAACCAAATTTTTAACGAGGGAAAACAGGCAGACAAGGTGCTACGCCATACTTTAAGACTAGATAAACGCTGGGGCTCCAGGGATCGGAGTTTTATTGCGGAAACAACTTATGATATTGTTAGGTGGAAACGACTATATGCTGAAATTGCCGAAGTGCGCGAACCTTTTGACCGCGCCAATCTTTTTCGTCTTTTTGCCGTTTGGGCAACATTGAGCGGAATAAAAATCCCAGATTGGAAACAATTTGAGGACACACCCACCCGCCGAATAAAAGGTAGGTTCGATGAACTTTCAAAAATCAGGAAATATCGAGAATCCATTCCCGATTGGATGGATGAACTAGGTGAAAAAGAACTGGGCAAAAAGTGGGACAAGGAAATTGCGGCGTTAAACCAATTGGCAGATGTTGTACTTCGTGTCAATACCTTAAAGACTACGCTCGAGAATCTCCAAAATGAACTGGCCGATTTGAATATTGAAACCGAAACCATTCCTGGTTATCCAAATGCACTGAAACTAAAAGAGCGCGCCAATGTATTTATAACGGATGCTTTTAAAAATGGCTTGTTTGAGGTGCAAGATGCGTCATCCCAAAAAGTTGCGGAGATGCTCGACGCAAAACCTGGGATGCGCGTGGTGGATGCTTGTGCAGGCGCTGGTGGTAAGAGCCTCCATATTGCTACAATGATGGAAAACAAGGGACAATTGATCGCAATGGATATTTATGAGAATAAATTGAACGAATTAAAGCGCCGCGCCCGAAGAAATGATATTTTCAATATCGAAACAAGAGTAATAGATTCCACCAAGGTTATAAAAAAACTAGCTGAAAAGGCGGATAAAGTTTTGATCGATGCCCCTTGCTCCGGATTGGGTGTCCTAAAAAGAAATCCAGATAGCAAATGGAAACTACAGCCTGAATTCCTGGACAGCATCCGCAACACCCAGAAGGAACTGCTGGATTCTTATTCGCGCATGGTAAAACCTGGCGGAGATTTAGTTTATGCCACTTGTTCTATTTTGCCGTCCGAAAATGAAAAACAGGTAAAATCTTTTTTAGCCCGAGAAGAAGGAAAGGACTTTTCACTATTAAAGGAGGAAAAAATATTGCCAAGTAAAAGCGGTTTTGACGGATTTTATATTTCTTTGTTAAGAAAAGCGGAAAAAGTAGAAAAATAATCAGCTTGTCGACTAACCAAAAGATCATTTTAAAATGAAAAAAACCATTACCCTCATTTTTTTAATTTGCCTTCAAACCTTATTCGCCCAACAGCCGTACTATAATAATGTTGATCTTACATTAACTGGGCAAGAACTTTATATGGCACTTCAGCAAAAAATAAATAATGCCAGTACTTCCTTTACGTATGGTGATACCAAAGAATCGATGAAAGTAACCGACCAAGATCCCAACAACAGCAATAATGTGCTGTTGATCTATGGTTACAATGATACAGATGGTAATTGCACCACAGACCGAACTCGAAACAAAAATAAATTTGGAGGTGGAAACTGCGAGTATAATCGAGAACACACTTTTGCTCGATCCAATGCAAATCCTTCTATGGGTGATGCGAGCAATGGCAGAACTGGCATTGTGGCCGATCCTCATAATCTTAGACCCGCGGATCAACAAATGAACAACAATAGAGGAAATCGCAAAATGGCAGCGGGCTCAGGAAATGCCGGGAACATTGATAACAGCACATTTTATCCCGGTGACGAGTGGAAAGGTGATGTGGCCCGTATGATGATGTATATGTACACCCGATATGGCAATCAATGTCTGCCATCCTTGAATGGAACTGGAAGCCTTCAGGGAGGCACCCAAATGCTCCAAATATACCTACAATGGAATGTTGAAGATCCGGTAAGTGACTTTGAAGATCAGCGCAATCCTTATCTAGAAACCATATATGGCAACAGAAATCCCTTTATTGACAACCCTTATTTGGCCACCATAATTTGGGGCGGCCCTATGGCGGAAGATCGTTGGGACATGATGGGTGCTCAAGATTTTATTGTGGATAACATCAGCGTATATCCCAACCCTACTTCAGAAATGATATGGGTAAGCGACAATACATCCTTCCCAATAGATAATTATTCTGTTTACGACGTTTCTGGAAGAATGGTTCTACACAATACTTTCAATACATCAGAAAAAAAGATAGATGTATCAAATTTGGATACAGGTATATATTTGTTGGAACTTATCTCTGCGGAAAAAAGAGTTGTTAAAAAGATTATGGTCCAATAAATATAAGCTATCCTAAGAACCAAAGCGGATCTCTCTTGAGGTCCGTTTTTTTGTTTCAATTATTTCAGGAGAAGGAATAAATAAACGAGCAAAATAAAATGACAATGTGGCGATAAATCCATAGTTTAAAAATCGCAAATGATAATGCGACTAGAGGATTCTGTAATTCTTAAAATCTTCTCTCACTTCATTCCGGACATTCTTAAGCTTGAGAACCTCTCAAAAGATTGTTCCATTCTTACAAGCAACCTGTACAAACAGATGCCCATATTCTATGAATTAAGTTACCTTTGCACCTCAATAATTTTTAAAGAAAGTTCAGGATGATTCACTTTTTTGGAAATGCCGAAAACACCGTTTATGCCGTTCACACTAAGGGCAATCTCACAGAGGATACCGTAAAAAAACTGCAATGGCTATTTGGGGGACAACCCTTGATTCCGCAATCCGTTGTGTTGCCGGTCCATTCCAACTATTTTATCGGACCCCGCGCCGCGATGATTACTCCGTGGAGTACAAATGCTGTTGAAATAACCCAAAATATGGGCATAGAAGGCATTATTCGAATTGAGGAAATGCACAATGACCAGAATCAGGATTTTGACAATATGCTTTCGCAAAAGTTTCCAGAGCTTAACCAAAATATATTCGATATTAATATTTTTCCTGAAGGCATATTAGAGATTGAAAACATTTCGGAATACAATTTAAAAGAAGGGCTGGCCCTAAATGAGGAGGAAGTGGAATATTTAGAAAATATGTCCACAAAAATCGGGAGAAAATTAACGGATAGTGAAGTTTTCGGTTTTAGCCAAGTAAACAGTGAGCATTGCCGACATAAGATTTTTAACGGAACGTTTGAGATCGATGGTCATGAAATGCCTTCCTCCCTTTTCAAATTAATTAAAAAAACCTCCGCCGTAAATCCGAATGATATCGTTTCGGCATATAAAGACAATGTAGCCTTTATTAAAGGTCCAAAAGTGATGCAATGGGCACCCAAAACCGCGGACAAACCAGATTGGTATGAAGAGAAGGAATTTGAGAGCGTAATTTCACTAAAAGCAGAAACCCATAATTTTCCTACCACAGTTGAACCCTTTAACGGGGCGGCAACTGGCAGTGGCGGTGAAATCCGTGATAGGTTGGCCGGAGGAAAAGGATCGCTGCCATTGGCTGGAACTGCGGTATATATGACTTCCTACTCCCGTTTGGATGAAGCCCGGCCTTGGGAAAAAGGAATGGAAGAAAGACAATGGCTGTACCAAACTCCTTTGGATATATTGATAAAAGCCAGCAACGGAGCCTCAGATTTTGGAAACAAATTCGGGCAACCTTTAATTGCTGGATCGGTTTTGACTTTTGAGCACCAAGAAAGCTTCGACAAGCTCAGCCTGACAAAGGAAAGAAAATTAGGCTATGACAAAGTTATAATGATGGCTGGTGGAATTGGTTATGGAAAAGCCAGCCAGGCCATTAAAGGGAAACCTGTTGAAGGAGATAAAATCGTAGTTCTAGGAGGAGAAAATTATAGAATTGGTATGGGCGGCGCCGCAGTTTCTTCGGCCGATACGGGAGAATTCCATAGCGGAATTGAACTCAATGCCATCCAAAGAAGTAATCCCGAAATGCAAAAACGGGCAGCCAACGCCATTCGGGCAATGGTGGAAAGGGATCATAATCCCATCGTTTCCATTCACGATCATGGTGCTGGCGGACATTTAAATTGCTTGAGCGAATTGGTAGAAGATACTGGCGGAAGGATTTCCCTTGATAAACTTCCCGTAGGCGACCCAACCCTCTCTGCAAAGGAAATAATGGGCAACGAAAGTCAGGAACGGATGGGATTGATAATAGCCGAAGATAATATGGATATTCTCCAGCGCGTTGCGGATCGGGAACGCTCCCCAATGTATGAAGTGGGACATGTTACCGGCGATAAACGTTTTTGTTTTGAGAATGCAAAGGGTGAAAAACCTATGGACTTTGCTTTGGAAGATATGTTCGGCAGTTCTCCGAAAACTATTATGCGAGATAAGACTGTCGATCGAAGTTATAAGAATCCAGAATATGATAATTCCAAAATAAAAGAATACTTAGAGCAGCTGCTTCAATTGGAAGCGGTTGCCTGCAAAGACTGGCTTACCAATAAAGTCGATCGATGCGTTACCGGTCGTGTTGCCAAGCAACAAACTGTGGGTCCACTGCAGTTGCCCCTTAATAATTGCGGGGTAATGGCATTGGACTTTAAGGGAAAGGAAGGGGTGGCAACTTCATTGGGACATTCTCCTTTGACTGCATTGATCGATCCTGCAATCGGTTCGCGAAATGCAATTACCGAAGCGCTGACTAATATAGTTTGGGCGCCGATGAAAGACGGTTTAAAAAGTATTTCACTTTCTGCAAACTGGATGTGGCCAGCAAACAATGAAGGCGAAGACGCTCGCTTATACGCTGCCGTAAAAGAAGTTTCAGACTTTGCCATCGATTTGGGAATAAATGTTCCAACAGGAAAAGATTCACTTTCGATGAAACAGCGTTATAAAGACGATGAGGTCATTTCTCCCGGAACGGTCATTATTTCAGCTGCCGGGAATTGTAATGACATCAAAAAAGTGGTGGAACCTGTTCTTAAAAAGTCCCATAGTATTGGGGGTGGCAGTATATATTATATCAACATTTCCCAAGACGATTTTAAATTAGGCGGTTCTTCTTTCAATCAAATTTTAAGCGGAATCGGTAACGAGGCACCAACCGTGAAAAGTGCGAAATATGTGAAAACGGTTTTCAATACTCTGCAGAAATTAATTGCTGATGAAAAGATTATTGCCGGTCACGATGTAGCTTCAGGGGGTTTAATTACTACTTTATTGGAAATGTGCTTTGCCGATTTAAATCTGGGAGCAGATTTGGATGTATCATCTTTAGGTGAAAAGGATTC includes:
- a CDS encoding WD40/YVTN/BNR-like repeat-containing protein gives rise to the protein MRIPIGKLTVFYLILIAFASCKKKTEFQIDSVQITPVFVDSLNIRALAPLDENRVWFAANNGKVGLIDGDIPKLAVIKYSDSLLHFRSIATTKEAVFVLSIASPAVLYKIGFNGTEATNIEEVYKESGPEVFYDSMKFWNEKEGIAIGDPIGGCMLVIITRDGGNTWEKIPCENLPKVEKGEAAFAASNSNIAIYKDNAWVVTGGKNSRVMHSGDKGKTWEIYDTPIVSGKAMTGIFTVDFWDAQNGIILGGDWEDKNSNVKNKAITTNGGKSWNLIADGEEPGYQSSVKYMPFTQGQGVVSVGPNGIFFSGSGGKHWRKLSDEGFFAIEFVNDSLAFASGNKKISKLIFQKEEK
- a CDS encoding RsmB/NOP family class I SAM-dependent RNA methyltransferase, coding for MKLHRNLVFATIDSLNQIFNEGKQADKVLRHTLRLDKRWGSRDRSFIAETTYDIVRWKRLYAEIAEVREPFDRANLFRLFAVWATLSGIKIPDWKQFEDTPTRRIKGRFDELSKIRKYRESIPDWMDELGEKELGKKWDKEIAALNQLADVVLRVNTLKTTLENLQNELADLNIETETIPGYPNALKLKERANVFITDAFKNGLFEVQDASSQKVAEMLDAKPGMRVVDACAGAGGKSLHIATMMENKGQLIAMDIYENKLNELKRRARRNDIFNIETRVIDSTKVIKKLAEKADKVLIDAPCSGLGVLKRNPDSKWKLQPEFLDSIRNTQKELLDSYSRMVKPGGDLVYATCSILPSENEKQVKSFLAREEGKDFSLLKEEKILPSKSGFDGFYISLLRKAEKVEK
- a CDS encoding endonuclease; the protein is MKKTITLIFLICLQTLFAQQPYYNNVDLTLTGQELYMALQQKINNASTSFTYGDTKESMKVTDQDPNNSNNVLLIYGYNDTDGNCTTDRTRNKNKFGGGNCEYNREHTFARSNANPSMGDASNGRTGIVADPHNLRPADQQMNNNRGNRKMAAGSGNAGNIDNSTFYPGDEWKGDVARMMMYMYTRYGNQCLPSLNGTGSLQGGTQMLQIYLQWNVEDPVSDFEDQRNPYLETIYGNRNPFIDNPYLATIIWGGPMAEDRWDMMGAQDFIVDNISVYPNPTSEMIWVSDNTSFPIDNYSVYDVSGRMVLHNTFNTSEKKIDVSNLDTGIYLLELISAEKRVVKKIMVQ
- the purL gene encoding phosphoribosylformylglycinamidine synthase codes for the protein MIHFFGNAENTVYAVHTKGNLTEDTVKKLQWLFGGQPLIPQSVVLPVHSNYFIGPRAAMITPWSTNAVEITQNMGIEGIIRIEEMHNDQNQDFDNMLSQKFPELNQNIFDINIFPEGILEIENISEYNLKEGLALNEEEVEYLENMSTKIGRKLTDSEVFGFSQVNSEHCRHKIFNGTFEIDGHEMPSSLFKLIKKTSAVNPNDIVSAYKDNVAFIKGPKVMQWAPKTADKPDWYEEKEFESVISLKAETHNFPTTVEPFNGAATGSGGEIRDRLAGGKGSLPLAGTAVYMTSYSRLDEARPWEKGMEERQWLYQTPLDILIKASNGASDFGNKFGQPLIAGSVLTFEHQESFDKLSLTKERKLGYDKVIMMAGGIGYGKASQAIKGKPVEGDKIVVLGGENYRIGMGGAAVSSADTGEFHSGIELNAIQRSNPEMQKRAANAIRAMVERDHNPIVSIHDHGAGGHLNCLSELVEDTGGRISLDKLPVGDPTLSAKEIMGNESQERMGLIIAEDNMDILQRVADRERSPMYEVGHVTGDKRFCFENAKGEKPMDFALEDMFGSSPKTIMRDKTVDRSYKNPEYDNSKIKEYLEQLLQLEAVACKDWLTNKVDRCVTGRVAKQQTVGPLQLPLNNCGVMALDFKGKEGVATSLGHSPLTALIDPAIGSRNAITEALTNIVWAPMKDGLKSISLSANWMWPANNEGEDARLYAAVKEVSDFAIDLGINVPTGKDSLSMKQRYKDDEVISPGTVIISAAGNCNDIKKVVEPVLKKSHSIGGGSIYYINISQDDFKLGGSSFNQILSGIGNEAPTVKSAKYVKTVFNTLQKLIADEKIIAGHDVASGGLITTLLEMCFADLNLGADLDVSSLGEKDSVKLLFAENCGIVIQASNDGSVEKMLTSNHIDFQKIGTVTESDTLKIKNNSEDFNFNITDLRDTWYRTSYLLDIHQSGKVYANERFDNYKKQPLKFEFPKNFTGNLSTSFEQTMSGPAQSRPHRIKAAVIREKGSNSEREMAYMMHLAGFDVKDVHMTDLIEGRETLEDIKLLVAVGGFSNSDVLGSAKGWAGAFLYNPLAKQALENFFAKDDTLSLGVCNGCQLFIELGLLNPEDKEKPKMLHNKTNKFECVFTSVKIQENNSIMLSSLAGSTLGIWSAHGEGKFSFPMDESHYDIVAKYTYDKLPASPNGSDFNTAMMADKTGRHLVMMPHLERSIFPWNWAYYPDDRKDDAVTPWVQALVNAREWIEVSR